Proteins found in one Eretmochelys imbricata isolate rEreImb1 chromosome 9, rEreImb1.hap1, whole genome shotgun sequence genomic segment:
- the SCG2 gene encoding secretogranin-2, which translates to MADTKPCWLGAASSLTFFFVLICCVDAASIEPYQLLQKNPDYLGKNLQRLPSPDMIKALEYIENLRKQANKGENGQDYSFYQGAPFFLQQKESKDQSHLSDNRRDSLTEDESQWVRSMLEALRQTEKESKAGSKENKPYSMSSDNFPAGVSDNYEAYKWPERRHKHDKMPHVHDEESSRDSPFKRTNEIVEEQYTPQSLATLESVFQELGKMTGPSNHKKERLDEDQKLYTEDEDDVYKVNNIAYEDVVGGEDWNPIEEKVESQTQEEIKDRKEEIDKNEEEIDDEMKRSGKQGFLEDEMRRDSKDQMSDDITKLMNYYLKRLMSNIGNGRVRTGHEEKRAGIFLEKLDPQSISQLIEISRNLQIPPEDLLDMLKTGEKQQQSERVETEQEPELPEDLEDDISETNLDHTDIFKNKMNPKNGYMRQPINVMPDNLPEDLNIEDIVNLLGTDNLANQKTSYFVNQLNEENSFPRLSYIPRRPKGHQLPKAAWINDLERRQMEYEKLNEKDEELADYLAKMLAKYPEVVDTNQLKRVPVPVSSENDLQEDDQFEQAIKEHLNQLGPQESDKLASLSKRLSMARENDDTQNRQYLDEDMLVKVLEYLNQEQSDKGRNHINKRAMENM; encoded by the coding sequence ATGGCAGATACTAAACCCTGCTGGCTTGGAGCAGCCTCCTCTCTCACCTTTTTCTTTGTCCTAATCTGTTGTGTTGATGCAGCGTCAATCGAACCTTATCAGCTGCTTCAGAAAAACCCAGACTATTTAGGGAAAAATTTACAAAGGCTCCCAAGCCCAGATATGATCAAAGCCTTGGAATATATAGAAAATCTCCGCAAACAAGCTAACAAGGGAGAAAATGGCCAAGATTACAGCTTCTATCAAGGTGCGCCATTTtttctgcagcagaaagaaagcaaagatcAGAGTCACCTATCAGATAATAGAAGAGATTCTTTGACTGAAGATGAGTCACAATGGGTTAGGTCAATGTTGGAAGCCTTGAGGCAAACAGAAAAAGAGTCAAAGGCTGgatcaaaagaaaataaaccatATAGTATGAGTTCAGATAACTTCCCAGCTGGAGTGAGTGATAATTATGAGGCCTATAAGTGGCCTGAGAGACGACACAAACATGACAAAATGCCACATGTACATGATGAAGAAAGTTCAAGAGACAGTCCTTTCAAGCGCACCAATGAAATAGTAGAAGAACAATATACACCCCAAAGCCTTGCTACTTTGGAGTCTGTCTTTCAGGAGCTGGGGAAAATGACAGGACCAAGTAATCACAAAAAAGAGAGGCTGGATGAAGATCAGAAATTGTACacagaagatgaagatgatgTATATAAAGTTAATAATATTGCTTATGAAGATGTAGTGGGAGGAGAAGACTGGAATCCAATAGAGGAAAAAGTGGAAAGCCAAACACAAGAAGAGATAAAAGATCGTAAAGAGGAAATTGATAAAAATGAAGAAGAAATTGATGATGAAATGAAGAGATCAGGGAAGCAAGGCTTCCTGGAAGATGAAATGAGGAGAGACAGTAAAGATCAAATGTCAGATGACATTACAAAGCTAATGAATTATTATCTGAAGAGGCTGATGAGCAATATTGGAAATGGCAGGGTAAGGACTGGACATGAAGAAAAAAGGGCAGGTATATTTTTGGAAAAACTTGATCCTCAGTCTATCTCTCAACTAATAGAAATCTCAAGGAATTTACAAATCCCTCCAGAGGATTTACTAGACATGttgaaaactggagaaaagcagcagcagagtgaaagGGTGGAGACCGAGCAAGAACCAGAGCTCCCAGAAGATCTTGAGGATGACATCTCTGAAACTAATCTAGACCACacagatatatttaaaaataaaatgaaccctAAAAATGGTTACATGAGGCAGCCAATTAATGTTATGCCAGATAATCTACCTGAAGATCTCAATATTGAAGATATTGTCAATCTTTTAGGGACTGATAATTTAGCTAATCAGAAAACCTCGTACTTTGTAAATCAGCTTAATGAAGAGAACAGTTTTCCAAGACTTTCCTACATTCCCAGAAGACCTAAAGGACATCAACTTCCGAAAGCTGCTTGGATTAATGATTTGGAAAGACGACAAATGGAATatgaaaaactaaatgaaaaagaTGAAGAACTAGCAGATTACTTGGCAAAGATGTTGGCAAAATACCCTGAAGTTGTCGATACAAACCAGCTGAAACGCGTTCCAGTCCCAGTTTCATCTGAAAATGATCTACAGGAAGATGACCAGTTTGAGCAAGCAATCAAAGAACATCTAAATCAGCTGGGACCACAAGAATCTGATAAACTAGCCTCACTCAGCAAAAGGCTGTCCATGGCCCGGGAGAATGACGACACACAAAACAGGCAGTATCTGGATGAAGATATGTTAGTGAAGGTGCTGGAGTACCTAAACCAGGAGCAATCAGACAAAGGAAGAAATCACATTAATAAAAGGGCAATGGAAAATATGTAA